TTATATTTCTTTTCATTTCCATTTTTATGAGAACCAATGTCGAATTTCTCATTTTAAATGTTAGGATTGGAGACAAAGTGAAACCACAGAAGAAGCCCAAAGGTGAGACTCCTGTCGCTGAGCGACGATCTTTAAGAACGAGAGAAAAGCTGGCCCATTCCAAAAGCCACAATCTTTTCCGCTCTAGATTGAGGAGTCGTAACTCTCAGTCTACCGAACCGTCGAAGCCTTTAGCTCCCATGATGAACATGGGTCCTCTAAATATGAGAGAAGCGTTACTTCATGAGGGTTCTGATCGAGCTCTAATAGAGACCATTTTGAGTTCTGAGATAAAATCTGAACCGGGCGAGTCTTTAGGAACAGAGTTTGGTGGAGGTAGGGTTTGTAATGAGGAGACCTTTTTGAGTACTGGGATAAAATCTGAATCGGCTCAGTCTTTTGGAACAGAGTCTGGTGGAGATAAAATTTGGGTTGATATGACTTTGAATCCGGAGAATGTAGCTCGGATCGTGCGGACCAGAATAATGTCTCTGAAGTTTTTCCCTTGTAGTAGCTCTAGTATTGTTGTGGCTGGGAGCAGAGGTGGTGATGTTGGGTTTTGGAATCTTGATCATGCGGATGGgtttgatgaagaagatgatgggGTTTATACATATCATCCTCACTCAGGCTCTGTTTCTGGGATTTCGATTCACCAACATTCCTTGTCAAAGGTAActtttaataagtaaatattggTTTTGGATTCCATTTGATTTGAATAATGCCATTGCTTTATGTCACTATAGCCAAATATGATGTCAATGTAAACTGTTTGTATGTTCATTTGTATTCAAACTCATTAATTTTGCTCAAGTGCAGGTGTTTACCAGTTGTTATGATGGACATATCCGGTTGATGGATGCTGAAAAGGAGATGTTTGATTTAGTATATTCTGCTGATGAGAATGAAGCTATATTCTCGCTGTCTCAACGATCAGATAACGCGAAGTGTGTATATTTTGGTGCGGGGTTAGGAAATTTGAGTATGTGGGATGAGAGGAGTGGGTGCTGTGCAGCTCAGTGGAGTTTGCATGATGATAGAGTTAACTCCATTGATTTTAATTTACAAAATCCAAATTTTATGGCAACAAGTTGCGCTGATGGAACTGCTTGCATTTGGGATTTGAGAAAAATTGATGCTGATAAGCCTAAGACTTTGAACACGGTTACACACAAAAGAGCTGTATGTTCTGCATATTTTTCACCCTCTGGAAATTGCTTGGCAACTACAAGGTACATAAACGGCGTACTGTTTTCTTACATGATAGTGATTATTCCCATTTGCAATGCTAAACTGTAgtataaaaagagaaaaattgtATCAGGTTTTGAATGTTCAATGAAACATATTTAAAAATTCTTCTGACATATAAGGAGGGCAATGTTTAAAAACTTAATTAGTTCTCAAGTTTTAGTAATTGTGTCTCATTACTGCATTTCTTCAAAGTTTCTTTtgtttagaaatattttaggtCAACAAAGCTCTAATAATGCATGAAATGAACATTCTTTGATTTGTTgtctattaaaataattaggTATATTTTTGCTTTACCAATGGTTCCTTCCATTCATAGCCTCATTTGTATTATATAAAAGCTATTGAAGAATAAAAAACTTATTGGAGGAATATGCTCTGTTTTGACATAACTTTCTTTTGATGAGATTCTTTGGCTGCTTGTTGTAGTTTGGACGACACAGTTCGTATACTTAGCGGAGCTAACTTTGAGGAATCTTCATGGATTCCACATAGTAATCAGTCGGGAACATGGATTCCTCAATTCAGGTACCAActtttttcttcatctttaaTTTTGTATGTCCCCTTTAGTATCATTAAATTATCAATTCCTTCATTAAACCACCATAATAGGCCATTGGTATGGTTTAAATTTTACTAGAAATCTTGAATTCATGTTCTTTTCTTATCTAAGTTATCAGTAACATACTCTCTGGGCCTGGAATCTTTGGAAGCTATGATTGCTCACTCTGCTATGTTTATTGTTGAATAGGGCTATATGGGGCTGGGACGATTCGTATATTTTTATTGGTAACATGAACAAAGGAGTGGATGTCATCTCACCTTCAGAAGGAAAAACTATTGTGACATTACAGAGTGAACACATGAAAGCAATTCCATGCAGATTTGATGCACACCCCTACAATGTTGGGATGCTAGCAGGTGCCATAGTTGGAGGCCAGGTTTATGTGTGGACCAGACAATGAATTAGAAAGCTGCCAACTTTTGTTTGACATATATACAAGGCAATCAGATGCTTATAAGGACATAGCTGTTAAATATCCAACTTTAGTTGGTATGATTAGTGTGGTGTAATTATTTAGCTATGTTGAACTTCCTTATGATGCCAGACCTTTTGATACATTTTCAGACCTTAAATCATTTTTTGAAAGGTTTATTATGAAAACATTTACAATAGAGtatgcttattattattattattattattattattattattattattattattattattagggaaattacttcatatactatattttaattttttttttttaaatttacagtttgagtttctaaagtggttgcagcgcccGTTGCAATAAGGGtttttatacgattttttgttgcaatttaggttgcagcgttagttgcaataggagtttctatgtagaattttgtaaaaatgcaaaaaaataaattattttaaagtgtaaaaataaaaaaatctcttattattattattattattattattatattattattgttgttgttgttgttttacaaaaagaaaatgaaCTATCATTTAATGGTGAAAAAGGGCAAACATCCCTATACAAAAATTTCACCCAAAAAATAACCCAAACAGCAGACGTTAAGAGGTATCATATTTTTATTGGTGAATTTTAATATTGTGTctcacatattttaatttaataaatgatataaatcaaTTCTAATGGTTACAGTCAAGCCACAAGCGAACGAAGCTCCAACTTGAACTTGTAATGACCGCGTACTTAAAATATTGAATTAGACATTTATCATTTATTAATAGTATTAAGTGATGATATATGTATGTCATGTGATGTAGTAtttgagttataatttctcaattatagaaatttaattaaattttaggcgtattataaatgataaacatgaattttaatatttttatgatttatgccCAATAAAAGTGGAAATGCAACGGATGACCATTAAAGTCACATGCATATGGTATAGTATCTAAAATTTAACGGGGCAAATTTATTAGACATATAGAATATCGAATTATTGTAGGATAATACTTTTTAACCATTTTACCCCTGGGCATTTAAGTTACTTCATAGTAATGTAAAGTgtattttagtcttttggttTAAGATTGATATCAAGTTATTAATGGAGCTAATTCTATGTTTATCCATAGTTCTGTGGTTGATTAAAAAGAGAATAagacaaaatattttaagtcTACCTTCATTTCTCTAGAACCAAGCAAGAACTAGACCGAAAATTCATCTTTCTCTTGGTGATTTAGTAGAAATTCATCGGGTTTTCAAGTGAGTATTGAACGTAAAGCCCTAACTCCTCTATCTTCATTATTTTCTAAGTTTTAAGCTTGATTTTAAGTTCGGTTTTGCTACTGTAATTTTGTTAGGGTTTGGGTTGGTTCGGGGTCTGTTTGTGGAGTACAATCGTTAGagcattttatttaatcaaaagtGCAATTTTGAGTGTATAGTGGAATcatgagaaattaataatttaggaAATTTACGAGAATAAATTTCAGATCAACTTAGTGGAAGCTTTATTATATAGGTCCATGATCCCTACAATGCCTGCGAT
This Cannabis sativa cultivar Pink pepper isolate KNU-18-1 chromosome 6, ASM2916894v1, whole genome shotgun sequence DNA region includes the following protein-coding sequences:
- the LOC115724841 gene encoding uncharacterized protein LOC115724841 gives rise to the protein MAPAKLTAYELQRLENIRRKEEMMAGLKLHSMVTQLSASSKRERIGDKVKPQKKPKGETPVAERRSLRTREKLAHSKSHNLFRSRLRSRNSQSTEPSKPLAPMMNMGPLNMREALLHEGSDRALIETILSSEIKSEPGESLGTEFGGGRVCNEETFLSTGIKSESAQSFGTESGGDKIWVDMTLNPENVARIVRTRIMSLKFFPCSSSSIVVAGSRGGDVGFWNLDHADGFDEEDDGVYTYHPHSGSVSGISIHQHSLSKVFTSCYDGHIRLMDAEKEMFDLVYSADENEAIFSLSQRSDNAKCVYFGAGLGNLSMWDERSGCCAAQWSLHDDRVNSIDFNLQNPNFMATSCADGTACIWDLRKIDADKPKTLNTVTHKRAVCSAYFSPSGNCLATTSLDDTVRILSGANFEESSWIPHSNQSGTWIPQFRAIWGWDDSYIFIGNMNKGVDVISPSEGKTIVTLQSEHMKAIPCRFDAHPYNVGMLAGAIVGGQVYVWTRQ